One Beggiatoa leptomitoformis DNA segment encodes these proteins:
- the rsmA gene encoding 16S rRNA (adenine(1518)-N(6)/adenine(1519)-N(6))-dimethyltransferase RsmA — MSQPSAFPQPRKRFGQNFLHDASVIARIIQAFAPQPKQQIVEIGAGRGALTLPLLELLGQLSVVEIDRDLATLLQQTCAPLGKLTLYQADALKFDFGQLAQAGQSLRIIGNLPYNISTPLLFHLLEFTPCISDMLFMLQKEVVDRMTAAPDTANYGRLSVALQYRCQVEKLFDVGSGAFTPAPKVESSIVQLIPYQTLPCPANDEAVFQRVITSAFAQRRKTLRNNLKNLLSDTQIQQMGIDPQTRAETLDVADFVRLANCLSESGLTELKDQKTTKV; from the coding sequence ATGAGCCAGCCAAGTGCTTTTCCACAACCGCGTAAACGGTTTGGACAGAATTTTTTACATGATGCGTCGGTTATTGCACGCATTATTCAAGCGTTCGCACCGCAACCCAAACAGCAGATTGTAGAAATAGGGGCGGGACGTGGTGCATTAACATTGCCATTGTTAGAATTGTTAGGGCAATTAAGCGTTGTTGAAATAGATCGGGATTTAGCCACGTTATTGCAACAGACCTGTGCGCCATTAGGGAAATTAACTTTATATCAAGCGGACGCGCTAAAGTTTGATTTTGGACAACTCGCACAGGCAGGTCAATCATTACGGATTATTGGCAATCTACCCTACAACATTTCTACGCCATTGTTATTTCACCTATTAGAATTTACACCCTGCATCAGTGACATGTTATTTATGTTACAAAAAGAAGTGGTTGACCGTATGACAGCAGCCCCTGATACGGCGAATTATGGGCGATTATCCGTAGCGTTACAGTATCGTTGTCAGGTGGAAAAATTATTTGATGTAGGGTCGGGTGCATTTACGCCCGCGCCGAAAGTAGAATCGAGCATTGTACAATTAATTCCTTATCAAACATTGCCCTGCCCTGCAAATGATGAAGCCGTTTTTCAGCGTGTGATTACCAGCGCGTTTGCACAACGACGGAAAACATTACGAAATAATTTAAAAAATCTCCTATCTGATACACAAATTCAGCAAATGGGTATAGACCCACAAACCCGTGCGGAAACGCTAGATGTAGCAGATTTTGTACGCTTAGCGAATTGTTTGTCTGAATCAGGATTAACCGAATTAAAAGACCAGAAAACAACAAAAGTATGA
- the folP gene encoding dihydropteroate synthase yields MTQTTVPLTAPLVMGILNLTPDSFSDGGKFTAQDIALQHAERLVKEGAQIIDIGGESTRPNAQPVAEQAELDRVMPIIEKVLAELPVQVSVDTYKAGVMRAAINAGVHIINDIAALGEEGSLQTVAASPHITVCLMHKQGTPQTMQINPTYTDVSREVCDFLQTRVQACLQAGITQDRIWLDPGFGFGKTPEHNLQLMNRLEQLTALGYPVLIGVSRKSLLGTVLHKPVAERLYGSLALAVLAISKGAKIVRTHDVAATVDVIKTAYAVLQEHVEA; encoded by the coding sequence ATGACACAAACCACCGTTCCCCTAACCGCCCCGCTCGTGATGGGTATTTTAAACCTCACCCCCGATTCTTTCTCCGATGGTGGCAAATTTACCGCCCAAGATATCGCCTTACAACACGCCGAACGTTTGGTAAAAGAAGGCGCGCAAATAATTGATATTGGCGGAGAATCAACCAGACCAAACGCGCAGCCCGTCGCTGAACAGGCAGAATTAGACCGTGTTATGCCCATTATAGAAAAAGTCTTAGCAGAATTGCCCGTACAAGTCTCTGTTGATACTTATAAAGCAGGCGTAATGCGTGCCGCAATAAATGCAGGGGTGCATATTATTAATGATATTGCTGCATTAGGTGAAGAAGGTAGTTTACAAACTGTTGCCGCATCGCCCCATATCACCGTGTGTTTAATGCACAAACAAGGCACGCCACAAACCATGCAAATAAATCCCACTTATACCGATGTGAGCCGCGAAGTCTGCGACTTTTTACAAACCCGTGTACAAGCCTGTTTACAAGCGGGTATCACGCAAGACCGTATTTGGTTAGACCCCGGTTTTGGCTTTGGTAAAACCCCTGAACACAATTTGCAATTAATGAATCGTTTAGAACAATTAACGGCATTGGGCTATCCTGTTTTAATTGGTGTATCGCGAAAATCTTTACTGGGAACGGTATTGCATAAACCCGTTGCTGAACGGCTTTATGGCAGTTTAGCACTGGCAGTGTTAGCGATTAGCAAAGGCGCAAAAATCGTGCGTACCCATGATGTTGCTGCAACCGTTGATGTCATAAAAACGGCTTATGCAGTTTTACAAGAACACGTAGAGGCTTAA
- the xseB gene encoding exodeoxyribonuclease VII small subunit, whose amino-acid sequence MAAKKSTDYQRNYNKLKTIAETMRQEEALDIDQLIPLVEEASKAYKACQERIAAVEKVLKTVE is encoded by the coding sequence ATGGCAGCCAAAAAATCCACAGATTATCAGCGCAATTATAACAAGCTAAAAACCATCGCAGAGACCATGCGCCAAGAAGAAGCCTTAGATATAGACCAATTAATTCCCTTAGTTGAAGAAGCCAGTAAGGCTTATAAAGCGTGTCAGGAAAGAATTGCAGCGGTAGAAAAAGTATTAAAAACCGTTGAGTAA
- a CDS encoding type I secretion system permease/ATPase codes for MSSDTLLDDPLLACLVILTKLNNKPFSADALRAGLPLENNQFSPATFIRSAERAGLSARLAAQPLASISALYLPAVLLLTDGQACILLKQVGKKRVQVIFPAVGEGSSEIELSELAKNYSGSVLFARPVYAFDQRTAEAEHAPRPRSWFWGTLWQSWGLYTEVLLASLLINLFALASPLFVMNVYDRVVPNNALETLWVLAIGMLIVFVFDFLMRSLRGYFIDVAGKRADIVLSSRVFEQVLGSQRSAHPTSVGAFANQLHEFESFRDFFTSATLTAVIDLPFALLFVVAIWGLLHPALALLPLFAIPLIILFSLLLQLPLRKVIQQTTQASAQKQAVLVETLSGLETLKTVRAEGNMQRRWELLMAQLAQGGLKVRYLSALSVNFSVFIQQLTSVIVVVYGVYLIADKEITTGTLIAATILTGRALAPMAQVVSLITRYHQSLQAFKSLDRLMRMPLERPLNHPFVHRPLLQGNIEFKQVAFSYPQQAQTVLQAVSFGIQAGERVGIIGRIGSGKSTIAKLLLSLYPPESGSILVDGVDSRQIDPEDLRRNMGYVAQDPTLFYGTVRDNIVLGAPYADDAQVLRAATLAGVTDFVNRHPLGFDMRVGERGEGLSGGQRQAIVLARAFLLNPPILLLDEPSNAMDSSTEEALKARLSPYLADKTLILVTHRQSLLSLVERLIVVDNGQVMAVGEREQVIQALRNGEVRVGQ; via the coding sequence ATGTCCTCTGATACATTACTTGATGACCCTTTGCTTGCCTGTTTAGTGATATTAACCAAGTTGAATAACAAGCCTTTTTCAGCGGATGCACTGCGGGCAGGATTACCCTTAGAAAACAATCAATTTTCCCCTGCAACGTTTATCCGTTCGGCTGAGCGAGCAGGATTGTCCGCCCGTTTAGCCGCGCAACCCTTAGCCAGCATAAGTGCATTGTATTTGCCTGCGGTGTTACTGCTTACTGACGGGCAAGCGTGCATTTTACTCAAACAGGTGGGTAAAAAACGTGTACAAGTCATCTTTCCTGCGGTTGGTGAAGGCAGTAGTGAAATAGAACTGAGTGAATTGGCGAAAAACTATAGCGGGTCGGTGCTATTTGCGCGCCCTGTTTATGCTTTTGACCAACGCACGGCAGAGGCAGAACATGCACCGCGCCCAAGAAGTTGGTTTTGGGGAACATTATGGCAATCATGGGGACTTTATACCGAAGTATTGTTAGCGTCGTTGCTGATTAATTTATTCGCCTTGGCTTCGCCTTTATTCGTTATGAATGTGTACGACCGCGTTGTACCGAATAATGCTTTAGAAACATTATGGGTTTTGGCGATTGGTATGTTGATTGTGTTTGTATTTGATTTTTTAATGCGCAGTTTACGCGGGTATTTTATTGATGTTGCTGGTAAACGTGCAGATATTGTGTTATCGAGTCGCGTTTTTGAGCAAGTGTTAGGCTCACAACGAAGTGCGCATCCAACCTCTGTTGGTGCTTTTGCCAATCAGTTACATGAATTTGAATCTTTCCGAGATTTTTTTACTTCCGCAACATTAACAGCGGTTATTGATTTGCCTTTCGCGTTGCTGTTTGTGGTTGCAATTTGGGGCTTATTACATCCCGCATTGGCTTTATTGCCTTTATTTGCTATACCCTTGATTATTCTATTTAGCTTATTACTACAGTTGCCTTTACGTAAAGTTATTCAGCAAACCACGCAGGCAAGCGCGCAAAAACAAGCGGTGTTGGTGGAAACCTTAAGTGGATTGGAAACGCTCAAAACCGTGCGGGCGGAAGGCAATATGCAACGCCGTTGGGAATTGTTAATGGCGCAGTTAGCACAAGGTGGGTTGAAAGTACGATATTTATCGGCGTTATCCGTTAATTTTTCAGTTTTTATTCAACAACTCACTAGCGTTATTGTAGTGGTCTATGGGGTTTATTTAATTGCGGATAAGGAAATTACAACGGGAACATTAATCGCGGCGACAATTCTTACAGGACGTGCATTAGCCCCAATGGCGCAGGTAGTCAGTTTAATCACCCGTTATCATCAGTCGTTACAAGCATTTAAATCATTAGACCGCTTGATGCGGATGCCGTTAGAACGACCATTAAATCATCCTTTTGTACATCGTCCCCTGTTGCAGGGAAATATTGAATTTAAACAGGTGGCGTTTAGTTATCCACAACAAGCACAAACGGTTTTGCAAGCGGTTTCTTTTGGTATTCAAGCAGGTGAACGGGTTGGCATTATTGGACGCATTGGTTCGGGAAAAAGTACGATTGCAAAGTTATTACTTAGCTTATATCCACCTGAATCAGGTAGTATTTTAGTAGATGGGGTGGATAGTCGACAAATAGACCCTGAAGATTTACGCCGTAATATGGGCTATGTCGCGCAAGACCCAACCTTATTTTATGGCACTGTGCGCGATAATATTGTCCTTGGCGCGCCGTATGCGGATGACGCGCAGGTATTGCGTGCCGCAACCTTGGCGGGGGTGACTGACTTTGTTAATCGTCATCCCTTGGGTTTTGATATGCGCGTTGGTGAACGGGGCGAGGGTTTATCAGGTGGACAGCGTCAAGCGATTGTTTTGGCACGTGCGTTTTTGTTAAATCCACCGATTTTATTATTGGATGAACCAAGCAACGCAATGGATAGCAGTACGGAGGAGGCGTTAAAAGCGCGTTTATCGCCCTATTTAGCGGATAAAACCTTAATCCTTGTCACACATCGCCAGTCCTTGTTATCGTTGGTTGAGCGGCTGATTGTGGTGGATAACGGACAGGTTATGGCCGTTGGGGAACGTGAGCAAGTGATTCAGGCGTTGCGAAATGGGGAAGTGCGGGTAGGACAGTAA